GGTCTCGGCGCGGACCCGGTCGACTGGCTGCCCAGCGCGGGCTGGCAGGCGGCGGCCGCGGCGGACGGCCGCACCGACGGGGAGACCGCGTCACGGATGGGCGCGTTCATCGCCTCCACCATGGAGCTGCACCAGCTGTACCTGGAGCGGCTGGCCTCGGTGAAGGACGAAGGTCTCGAACTGCCGCCCGTCACGGGCGTGTTCGACCTGGAGGCGGTCGGCTTCCGGGAGGCCGTGGAGCCGGTGGCGGCGCTGCTGCGCGGCCTGGAGCGGCACGTCGGCTCGGCGCACGAGTTCGGCAAGCGCCGCGCCGACGGCGGCTCGCAGGCGGTGCTCGACGCGGAGGCGATCGCCGCGCTCCACCTGTACACCTGCGAGTCGGCGTTCTACCGGGAGTTGAACGCGGTGCTGCGGCACCCGGACCGCTCCCGGCTCACGCCGTACCTGCCGTACCTGCGGCTGCTGTTCGACGCGGTGGGCCGGCTGCCGGTGCGCACCGAGCCGCTGTGGCGCGGCGTCGGGCTGGACCTGCGCGCGCAGTACCCGCTGGGGCGGACGGTGACCTGGTGGGGCGTGTCCTCGTGCACCTCGCGTCCGGGGGTGGCCCGCTCGTTCCTGGGCAGCCGCGGCCGGCGGACGCTGTTCGAGGTGCGGCCGGCCCGGGCGGTGGGAATCCGCGAGTTCTCGGCGTTCACCGACGAGGAGGAGTACATTCTGCTGCCCGGCACCCGGTTGACGGTCACCGACGTGGTGGCGGAGCGCGGCGGGTTGTGCACGGTGACGCTCACCGAGTCGGCGGACGGCCCGCTGGTCTCGTGACCGTGGTGCGCGCCGGAGCGCGGCGACCCGGCCCGTTCCGGCGTGCGCCCCTTGTGCTGCGCGCGAGAGCTTCCCTGGCGGGGCCGGGTTTGATTGACTTCCCGTCATGACCTCCCCCGTGTTCGAGACCGTGCCGCCCGATCCGATCGCCTACCTGGATCGGTTGGCCGTCTCCGAACTCGGCCGGGAGTACAAGGCGACGATGCTGGCGGCGCTGGCGGTCGAGCCGGGCCACACCGTGGTGGACCTGGGCTGCGGCCCGGGCACCGACCTGCCGGCCCTGGCGGAGGCGGTCGGCTCGGGCGGCACGGTGCTCGGCGTGGACCACGACCGGGAGGCCGTCGACACCGCCGCGGACCGCACCGCCCACCTGCTGCAGGTCTCCGCCCGCCTCGCCGACCTGCACGAACTCCCGCTGGCCGACGCGAGTTGCGACCGGGCCCGCACCGACCGGGTGCTGCAGCACGTCGCGGACCCGTCGCTGGCCCTGCGCGAGGCCCGCCGGGTGCTGCGCCCGGGCGGCCTGCTGGTGCTGGGCGAGCCGGACTGGGGCACCCTGACCGTCGACCACCCGGACGCCGCGCTGACCGCCGCCTACACCCGCTACGTCACCGACCACGCGGTGCGCAACGGCCGGATCGGCAGCCAACTCCCCCGGCTGGCCGCCGAGTCCGGCCTGGACGTGGTGGACGTCCACCCGATCACCCCGGTGTTCCGCCAGGTCGGCCCGGCCGACCTGGTCCTCGGCCTCCAGCGCGTCACCCGCCGGGCCGTGGCGGCCGGCTACTTCTCCGCCCCCGACGCCGACCGCTGGCTCACCCATCTCGCCACCGGCCCGTTCCTCGCCACCGTCACCTTCCACGTGGTCACCGCGCGGGCCTGACGCGCCGTCAGCCCGCTCCGGCGTCCTCGATCCGGCGGATCAGGCGCTTGAGTTGGGCGACCTCCTCGCGCAGGGCGTGGTGGCCGGCCGGGGTGAGGCTGACCCAGGTGCGGGGGCGGCGGCCCTCGTAGCCCTTCTCGATCTCGATCAGGCCGGCCTTCTCCAGGACGGTGAGGTGCTGGCCGAGGTTTCCGGCGGTCAGGTCGAGGGTGCTGCGCAGGAAGCCGAACTCGGCGCGCCGGGCCTGGTGGGCGACGGTGAGGACGCCGAGCCGGATCCGCTGGTGGACGGTGTCGTCGAGGGCCTTGGCGGGGTGCTGTTCGGTCTCCTCGGGGGGAGCCTGATCGGTGCTCACGCGGCGGCCTTCGGGGTGCGGGTGCGGCGGCCGGCCAGGCCGAAGGCGAGGGCCCCGGCCAGCAGGTAGAGCGCGGGGACGCCGAGGCGGGTCGCGGCGGACCACGGGCCCGCGGCGGTGCCCCACCAGCCGAAGGTGACGGGGAGCAGTTCCAGCGCCAGGTATCCGGCGGTGAAGGCGAGCAGGGCGCGGCTGCGTTCGATCCGGGCCAGCACCAGCAGCGGGACACCGACCGCGGCGGCCTCGCCGAGGAAGTGCTGGAGCAGCAGCGTCCCGGGCCTGTCGGCCGCCAGGTGCAGTCCCCAGAAGTGGAGTTCGGCGCCGGGCCCGGCCTGCGAGGCGCCCCACCAGGTGGTCACGGCGAGCGCGGCCGTGGCCGCCGCTCCGGCTGCCACGTAGGGGCGGACGGGTGTGCCGACGCCGCGTCGGCGGGAGCGCCGCAGGTACCAGGCGGCAGTGGCGGCGTAGGCCAGCAGCAGGCCCGCGGTCCAGTAGGCGGGCGAGCCCTGGCGCATCAGGGTGCAGGTCTCGGCGGAGCCGCCGGCGCCGGGCGGGCAGGGGACGTTCTCCCGGTGGAAGGTGAGCCGGCCCGCCAGGATGCCGCCGAGCGTGAGCAGGCCGAACAGCAGCAGCGGGATCCACGCGTCGCGCTGGACCGCCCGGACCCGCCTGGTCAACTCGCCCAGGCCGGCCAGGACTTCACGGGGGGTGCCGGGCAGCGGCACCGAAGCATCTGTCATGCAGTCAGCTTTGCATTACAGACCAGTCGTGGCAAGAGAGCGGATGCGAAAAGGGCGGACGCCCGTCGGCGCCCGCCCTTCTGCTTGCTGGAATCCGTCGTTCAGGCCCGGCCGAGGGCGCGGTCGACGGTGATCTCGATGACCACCCGCTCGGGGTTCTCCCGGGGCTGGCGGTAGCGCTCGGCGTAGCGGCGCACGGCGTCGGCGACCGAGGCGGCGTCCTGCCGGATCACCGCGCGGCCCTCCAGGGTGGCCCAGCGGGCCCGGTCGACCTGGCAGATCGCCACCCGCTGCCCGGCCTCGCCGGCGGCCAGCACGTTGCGGACCTTGCGGCTCTCCCGGCTGCTGATCACCCGGGCGATGCCGGTCTCCGGGTCGAAGGTCGCGCCGACCGGGACCACGTGCGGGGTGCCGTCGGGGCGCAACGTGGTCAGGGTGCACAGCTGGTACTCGCGCCAGAAGTCCAGGTACGCCGGGTCGAGGTTGCGGATGTCGTGTGCCATGTCCCGCATGGTACGGCCGTGCACGACGTGTTCCGGGGCGGACCCGCCCGCTGCGGCGGGCCGCCGGCCCGGTAGCGTCACCGCTGGTGGGGGCGGTCCCCGCCGGTGTCGCGGTGCGGCGGAGGGAGTCCGGGGTGTCGGCGGTCGGGGCGTGGGAGCAGGGCGCGGCGGAGCTGCCGGAGGTGGTCCCGACGACCGTGGAACCGGTGTTGCAGGGACGGGAGTTCGCGGTCGACGGATTCGCCGGCGCCGCGTCCTGCGTCCCGGCGCATCCGACCGCGCTGGAGCTGGACGGGGCGGCGCTCGCGGAGGGCCCGAAGCGGCGCGGCAAGCTGCTGCGCGAGCGGGTGCCGCTGGACTGGCACGCCCGGCTGCTGCTCTCGGCCTCCCGCCCGGAGGTGGCGGCGGCGGTGGAGTCGGCGAACGCGGGCCGGCTGGCGCACCTGGTGCCGATCCGGGTGGGGCGGATGGCGGCCTCGCCGTTCGCGTTCCTGCGCGGTTCGGCCGGCCTGATGGCGCACGACCTGGCGACCACGCCGGTGAGCGGGATCGCCGCGCAGCTGTGCGGGGACGCGCACGCCGCCAACTTCGGCCTGTACGGCGACGCCCGGGGCCGGTTGGCGCTGGACCTGAACGACTTCGACGAGACGGTGTCCGGCCCCTGGGAGTGGGACCTGAAGCGGCTGGCGGCCAGCCTGGTGCTGGCCGGTCGGCAGGCGGGCGCGGACGAACCGGCCTGCCGCCAGGCCGCGTCCGACGCGGTGGCGACGTACCGGCGGACGGTGCGCCGGTTGGCGAAGCTCCCGGCGCTGGACGCCTGGAACGCCTGGGACGCCATCGCCGACCACCAGTTGGTGGAGTTCGCGGGGGCGCACGAGCTGGCCGAGGTGCTGGCGGCGGTGTCGGCGAAGGCCCTGCGCAACACCGGCGCGAAGTTCGCGTCCCGCTCCACCGTCCGCACCGCGGACGGCGGTTGGCGTTTCGTGCCGGCGCCGCCGGTGCTCAGCGAGGTGACCGACCGTCAGGCCGAGCTGGTGGCGGGCTCGTTGGCGTCCTACCGGCACACGGTGGCGGCCGAACTGCAGCCGCTGCTGTCCCGGTTCCGGGTCCAGGACGTGGCGTTCCGGGTGGTCGGGACGGGCAGTGTCGGCACCCGTTCGTACGTGGTGCTGCTGACGGACCGCCGGGGCGGGCCGCTGGTGCTGCAGGTGAAGGAGGCGCGGCCGTCGGCGCTGCTGCCGCACCTGGCCCGGGCGGGCTTCCCGGTGCCGCCCGAGGGCGGGCACGAGGGCCGCCGGGTGGTGCTGGGCCAGAAGCGCATGCAGGTGGTCTCCGACCCGCTGATGGGCTGGACCAGCGTGGCCGGACTCCCCTACCAGGTACGGCAGTTCCGCAACCGCAAGGGCAGTGTCGACCCGGCCGCGCTGACCCCCGCCCAGCTGGACGACTACGGCCGGCTGACCGGCGCGCTGCTGGCCCGGGCGCACGCGCACACCGCCGACGCGGCGCTGATCGCCGGCTACTGCGGCAAGGACGACCGCCTGGACGACGCCGTCTCGCGCTTCGCAGTGGCCTACGCGGACCAGTCGGAGGCGGACCACGCGGCGCTGCTGGCGGCCATCCGCAGCGGCCGCCTGCCGGCCGAGTCCGCGGTCTGATCCCGCCCCCGGCCCACCCGCCCCCGAACGCCGCCCCCGCCCCGCCCCGCCCCGACCGGAACGCCTGCTGTCGCACCCGCTCCACCCCGTCCCGATTGCGGTTCTGTCTCCGTTCATCCAGAACCCGCCCCGGCCCGGACACGTCCTGCCACATTGGTGGCAAAGCAGGTGTCCGGACGGGGGATTGACGATGGCTTCGGGGGACGAGCGTCGACCGGTCGACGCGGTGGTGGCGGCGCTGGTGCAGGACGGGCCGGCCGGTCCGGCGGCGGAGGCGGTGGCCCGGGCGCGCCAGGAGTTGCACCGCCTGCCGCGGTGGCGGGAGGCACTGGCCCGGGCCGAGGCCGCGCCGCAGGACGGCGCGGCCCTGGCGGCGCTCACCGAGGCCGTCACGGAGATGCTGGACCTCAACAGCGCGCTCGCCCACACCCTCGCGGCGACCCTGCCCGCTGCTCCCGCCGGGGCCGTCGCACCGACCGCTCCGCCGCCGGCGCCACCGTCCGCACCGCCGCTCGCACCACCGTCCGCTCCCCCGCTGCCGCCCGTTCCGCCGGGGCTGCCGCCGGTCGGGACGGTACCGGTCGACCCCGAGGCGGCGCGCCGCAACCGGGTGGCGCTGGGCGTGGGCGCGGTGGCCGTGGCGGCGGTGCTGGTCGCCCTCGGCGTGCACTTCCTCGGCGGCGGCTCCGGCGCCCCGCAGCTGCCGAACAGCGTGCAGGGCGACCGGATGCGGGCCAGCACGACCGACGGCAGCTACCCGAACTGGAAGCGGATCAGCGCCGACCTGACCGCGAGCGGAATGGTCGACCCGCAGGCCGCCCTGTACGGCTCGCTGCCGAACGCCACCTCCGGCGCCGCGCTGGCCGATGACGACCACCGACCCCGCTGGACCGTCATGGTCGCCAAGTCCAGCGCCACCTTCCAGCGCGAGCTGCAGAGCCACATCCTGGACCCGAGCGGCGACCACCCGCCGCGCCCCGTCCCGACCTCACTGCCCGGCACCATGTACTGCGACACCTACGACCCCGACGACTCCGCCACCGAACGCGAGGACGAGGCCGTCACCTGCGTCTGGACGGACGACAAGTACGTGATCATGGTCGAGGGCACCGGCGTCGACGAGCGCCTGCCCGCCTCCGTGGTCGAACGCGTGCACGCCGGCACCGAACACTGACCCCGGCTCAGAACCCCCCACCCGGGCCCGTCCCCGGGTCCGCCCCGGGGTCCGGGGCGGACTCCGCGGTCAGCGCTCGCAGGGCCCGGAGGAGAGCGGTTGCGTCGGCGGCGCCGAGCGGTGCGAGGAAGTCGCGCTCGGCCTCGGTGCGGACGGCTTCGGCTGCGCGCAGGAGCCTGCGTCCGGGCGCGGTGAGCACGACGAGGTTCTTGCGGCGGTCGGTGTCGCTGCGCCGCCGTTCGGCCAGGCCCTTCGCCTCCAGCCCGTCGACCAGGGCGACCATCGTGGTGCGGTCGACGGTCAGGCGCGCGGCGGCCTCCTGCTGGGAGAGCGGGACGTCCGCCGCGAGCACCGCGAGCACCGCCAGCTCCCGCCCGTCCACCCCGAGCGGAGCCAGCGCCCGCGTGGACGCCTCGGCGTAGCGCAGGTGCGCGTGCTTCAGCAGGTAGCCGAGGCGGCCGGTCAGCGGGCCGGGGCTTGCGTCACTGGTCATGGGGAGAGCGTATTCCGACACCTCAATCGTCAGCCGTGCTGATGATTTGCTACGCTGATGGTTATGTCGCAACCCGCCTTTTCCGACGTCCGGTTCGGCCTCAAGACCACTCCCATGCGCGTCCCCTATCAGGAGATCCTGCGGGTCTGGGAGGAGGCTGACGAGTTGCCCGAGATCGCCGACGCCTGGCTGTGGGACCACCTGATGCCGATCGTCGGCCCGAAGGACGGCGAGGTGCTGGAGGGCTGGACCCTGCTCGCCGCCCTGGCCGCCCGCACCCGGCGGCTAAGGCTCGGCCTGCTGGTGACCAGCAACCGGCTCCGCCACCCGGCCCTGCTCGGCAAGATGGCCACCACCGTGGACGTCGTCTCCGGCGGCCGCCTGATCATGGGCCTCGGCGTCGGCGGCACCCACCAGCCCGCGGGGGCCGGCGGCATCGCGGGCGAGAACCCGGCCGCCGCCGAGTACGCCGGGTACGGGCTGAGCCTGGTCCCGCCCGCGGAGGGCCTGGCCCGGCTCAAGGAGACCGTCGAGGTCCTGCGCGGGATGTGGACCGGGGAGGCCTTCGACTACGCGGGCCGGTACGTCACCCTCACCGGCAACCACAACCGCCCGGCGCCGGTCCAGCAGGGCGGCCCGCCGCTGCTGATCGGCGGCTGGGGCGACCGCCTGCTGCGCCTGGCGGCCGAACACGCCGACATCTGGAACATCCCCGGCCCTCCGCACCATCCGGTCGCCCACCTGGTCGAGCGCGCCCGCGTCCTGGACGCCCACTGCGCCGCGATCGGCCGCGACCCGCGCGCGGTGACCCGCTCCGTGCAGTACATCGTCTCCTACGACGACCCAGCCGCCGACCGCGCGATCCTGACCGAACTCGTCGCGGCCGGCTTCACCCACCTGGTCCTCAGCCTCCGCGCCCCCTACCCGCCCGGCGCCGCCCGCCGACTGGTGGAGCAGATCGTCCGACCACTGCGGGCCGAGCTCGGCGGCTGACGCCACGTCATCACCCCTCCTCACCCTGCTGCGCGCGGACACCGTCGGCCTGCACACCGACACCGTCCGGCAGCTCCTCGGCCGCCCGCCCGGCACCTTCGCCGCCTGGTGCGCCCGCCACGCCGACGCCTTCCGCCCGAACGGCTCGACCGGCCTGCCGGACCCCGCGGGCGTGCCCGGGGACCGGGGCGGCGAGGCCCGGCCGGGCGACGGGACCCTGCCTGACGTCGACGTGCGGCGGTCGCACGAGGTCGGGCCGACGGTAGCTCTGCTCCGCGGTGGCGCTGCGACCTCGCGTCCCACGGGCAGGACCGCCCATGGCGCCTGACGGATCGTCACGGTCCCGATCGGGATCCGGCTGCCAGGGTCCCGGTCGACGGCGCTCCGCCCCGCCAGTCACCGAGGTGCGACCGCGGGCTCCACGGGCCCGACCCACCGGAGGCCGGAGCGCGCGGGCCCGGAAAACCCCGTCGCCCGGGCGCCCGCCCGCAGGGCATGATCGACGGCATGACCACCGCCACCCTGCTGCTCGCGCCCCGGATCAACGAGACCGGTCTGCAGTTGCGCACCGCGGCCGGGCGTCGCGGGCTGCGGGCGTTCACGGCCACGTCCTGGCGGGCCCCGGAGGAGTTGGCGGGGTCGCCGGTGCACCTGTACGGCGGGCCGCTGTTCGCGGACGCCGTGGGCCGGGCGCTCGGGCTCGGCCTGCTGGAGCCGGCGGCCGACTGGCTGGCTGCGCTGCCGCGCGACGTGACGCGGCGGCGGGTGGAGTCGACCACCCTCGCCGAAGCCCGCCGGCTGCGCCGCCCGGCGTTCGTGAAGGCCCCGGTGGACAAGCACTTCGCGGCCCGGGTGTACGCGGACGGCTCCGAACTGCCGGGCCCGGAGCTGCTGGACGGCGGGACGCCCGTGCTGGTGAGCGAGGTCGTGCGGTTCGCCTCGGAGCTCCGGCTGTTCGTGCTGGACGGCGCCGTCCGCGCGGCCTCGCGCTACGCCGTGGACGGCGGCCTCTCGGTCGGCGGCGGCGAGGACGAGGACGCCGAGGTGCGCGCCTTCGCCGCCGAGGTGCTGGCGGCCTCTGGCGCGCCGTTGCCGAGCGCCTCGGTGGTGGACGTCGGCCGGTCCGAGCGCGGCTGGGCGGTGGTGGAGGCCAACGCGGCCTGGGCCAGCGGCGGTTACGCCTGCGACCCGGACGCCGTGCTGGAGGTGGTGCTGCGCGCCGCCGGTCCGCTCGCCCAGCTCCCGCCGTCGGACCGGCCGTTCCTCCGCGAGCTGCCGGCCGTCGAGAACTGACGCCCCGCCGACCGCACCCCCCGATCCGGCATCGGCGATCCTGCCGCTACCCCGCCGAGGACGGCCGGGACGAGCAGCTCCCACCTCACCCGCCTCAACGAGCCGAACGGCGTCCCGCCCGGCGCCGATCACCCCCGAGTGGTGTGCGGCACGGGCCGGCCGGTCCGGGTGTCGGGCCAGGTCGCCTCCGCGGCGCAGGCGGCGCAGGCCGTGCAGGTGGTGGCGCCGTTCCTGCCGGAGGCGCTGATCGGGATCGAGGCGCCGGCCGTCGGGGCCGCCGTGCAGCGGCCCTCCCCGCCGCCCCCTGACGCCCTGTCCGACGTCCGCTCGTTCGACTGTTCTGACGTCGCGTCAATCTTCGGTTTTCGAACGTCAGTTGCCCTGTTCGGGGTGGCCGGTTTGCGTCCTACTCGGAAGGGCGCTGTGCCGCATACGGTCGGGGGGAGGGGCTGCCGGTCGGCAGCGCCCTGGACCTGCGGGTGTTCTGCCAGGAGGACCGATGACCACCGACGCGCACACCGATGCCCCCGACTCCCCGCCGCTGGTGCCGCTGCACTGCCTGCGGCACGCCGAGCCCGGCCCCCCGCGGCTGGCCGCGCTGCCGACCGGAACGCCGGTGTGGGTGCTGACCAGGCACGCGGACGTCCGCCAGGCGCTGGCCCACCCGGACCTCGGCCGGGCCTCGCTGTACGCGCCGGACGCGCCCCCGACCACGCTGACGCCGAACATCCTGGACGACCCGTCCTCGATCCTGAACAGCGACGGGCCCGACCACCAGGCGATCCGGCGCACCGTCCAGCGCGCTTTCACGCCACGGGCGATCGAGCGCTGGCGGCCCTGGGTGGACGACGTGGTACGGGAGTTGGTGGACCGGCTGGCCGCCTCCGGCTCGCCCGCGGAGGTGGTCGGGGCGCTCACCAAGCCGCTGCCCGTGCGGGTGATCAGCCGGCTGATGGAGCTGGAGGGCCTGGACATCGACCGGCTCGGCAGCTGGAGCGACCACGCGCTCTCCACCACCGCGTACACCGCGGAGGAGATCCGGACCGCGATCCGGGAGTTCGGCGAGTTCGGCTACCAGCTGGTTCTGGCCCGACGGAAGAACCCCGGTGAGGACCTGGTGAGTTCGCTGGTGCAGGCCGCCGACCAGACCGGCGGCATGACGGAGGCCCAGATCACCTCGCTCACCATCGGGCTGGTGATCGCCGGGCACGAGACCACCATGACCAGCTTCGGCAACGCGCTGGTGTACCTGCTCGACCCCGAGCGCGGCGAGACCTGGCGCCGGATCGGCCAGGACCTGTCGGCCGCCACCGCCGCCACCGAGCAGCTGCTGCGCACCATCCCGCTCGGCGACCGCACCACCGCGCCCGGCCAACTGCGCCGCGCCACCGCCGACCTGGAGATCGGCGGGGTGACGATTCCGGCGGGTGCGGTCGTCGCCGCCGACACCACCGCGGCCAACGCCGACCCGGAGGTCTACCCGCCGGGGCCGCTCGACCTGTTCGCGCCGCTCGGCACCCCGTCGCTCACCTTCGGCGCCGGACCGCACCACTGCCTGGGCGCCTGGCTGGCCCGGATGGAGCTCGAACTCGGCCTGCACCACCTCTCCCGGGTCCTGCCCGAACTGCGGCTCGCCGCCCCGGTCGAGGACATCGAGTGGCGCACCGGCCTGATCACCCGCAGCCCGCTCCGCCTGGCGGTGACCTGGTGAGCGACGACCCCCGCCTGGTGGTAACGGTCGACCAGGTGCGCTGCATCGGCAGCGGCCTGTGCGCCCGAACCGCCCCGCAGGACCTCCTGCTCGCCGCCAACGGCCGCGCCACGCCGGCCCGTTCATCGACCGAGGGCTCGCCGGAGCTGACCGAGGCCGCCGAGATGTGCCCGGTCGAGGCGATCGCCGTCCGCGACGCCGCCACCGGCGAACTGGTCGCCCCCGTCTGGTAGTCCTCCCCGCCCGGCAGGCAGCCGCACCCACGGGTGCCTGCCCGGCGGTCGGCCTCCGCGACGCGCCCGCCTCGGCCGAAGGCTCGCCCTCCTCGTCGCCTCGGCGCCGACCACCACCGCATCGCGCCTCTGCTGGATCGCCCGCCGCCGGAACTGACGGTGGGCGGGCCTAGGGTGGGGCGGGTGGACATTGATGCGACGCAGCCGCTTCCTGAGGC
The DNA window shown above is from Streptomyces sp. TLI_171 and carries:
- a CDS encoding ADP-ribosyltransferase domain-containing protein, with amino-acid sequence MTESPAPDAQFDAADPLGLAPLFKGGGEPWLEVLKPVIEAQPAAAAFIGPGRGQDVVPVRELTFQALKPNAPQKWKVVVFGQNPYPRPESATGIAMFDNTFHDWKDSQFGRVVSIRCIVKAAAMWKYGIPKKTPIADLRGLLAQHGTVQPPEWFQAMLTQGVLLLNAALTASSDGSTGPAAHTAFWKPVAERIVEEILRAKQDGPKEDRGVVFAWWGAHARSLKSVVQRLEKKYPAVQVRHIDHPNPAAQGDVFCDGEHFAQVNAALAGLGADPVDWLPSAGWQAAAAADGRTDGETASRMGAFIASTMELHQLYLERLASVKDEGLELPPVTGVFDLEAVGFREAVEPVAALLRGLERHVGSAHEFGKRRADGGSQAVLDAEAIAALHLYTCESAFYRELNAVLRHPDRSRLTPYLPYLRLLFDAVGRLPVRTEPLWRGVGLDLRAQYPLGRTVTWWGVSSCTSRPGVARSFLGSRGRRTLFEVRPARAVGIREFSAFTDEEEYILLPGTRLTVTDVVAERGGLCTVTLTESADGPLVS
- a CDS encoding methyltransferase domain-containing protein, whose translation is MTSPVFETVPPDPIAYLDRLAVSELGREYKATMLAALAVEPGHTVVDLGCGPGTDLPALAEAVGSGGTVLGVDHDREAVDTAADRTAHLLQVSARLADLHELPLADASCDRARTDRVLQHVADPSLALREARRVLRPGGLLVLGEPDWGTLTVDHPDAALTAAYTRYVTDHAVRNGRIGSQLPRLAAESGLDVVDVHPITPVFRQVGPADLVLGLQRVTRRAVAAGYFSAPDADRWLTHLATGPFLATVTFHVVTARA
- a CDS encoding transcriptional regulator — encoded protein: MSTDQAPPEETEQHPAKALDDTVHQRIRLGVLTVAHQARRAEFGFLRSTLDLTAGNLGQHLTVLEKAGLIEIEKGYEGRRPRTWVSLTPAGHHALREEVAQLKRLIRRIEDAGAG
- a CDS encoding pyridoxamine 5'-phosphate oxidase family protein, coding for MAHDIRNLDPAYLDFWREYQLCTLTTLRPDGTPHVVPVGATFDPETGIARVISSRESRKVRNVLAAGEAGQRVAICQVDRARWATLEGRAVIRQDAASVADAVRRYAERYRQPRENPERVVIEITVDRALGRA
- a CDS encoding DUF2252 domain-containing protein encodes the protein MEPVLQGREFAVDGFAGAASCVPAHPTALELDGAALAEGPKRRGKLLRERVPLDWHARLLLSASRPEVAAAVESANAGRLAHLVPIRVGRMAASPFAFLRGSAGLMAHDLATTPVSGIAAQLCGDAHAANFGLYGDARGRLALDLNDFDETVSGPWEWDLKRLAASLVLAGRQAGADEPACRQAASDAVATYRRTVRRLAKLPALDAWNAWDAIADHQLVEFAGAHELAEVLAAVSAKALRNTGAKFASRSTVRTADGGWRFVPAPPVLSEVTDRQAELVAGSLASYRHTVAAELQPLLSRFRVQDVAFRVVGTGSVGTRSYVVLLTDRRGGPLVLQVKEARPSALLPHLARAGFPVPPEGGHEGRRVVLGQKRMQVVSDPLMGWTSVAGLPYQVRQFRNRKGSVDPAALTPAQLDDYGRLTGALLARAHAHTADAALIAGYCGKDDRLDDAVSRFAVAYADQSEADHAALLAAIRSGRLPAESAV
- a CDS encoding MarR family winged helix-turn-helix transcriptional regulator; protein product: MTSDASPGPLTGRLGYLLKHAHLRYAEASTRALAPLGVDGRELAVLAVLAADVPLSQQEAAARLTVDRTTMVALVDGLEAKGLAERRRSDTDRRKNLVVLTAPGRRLLRAAEAVRTEAERDFLAPLGAADATALLRALRALTAESAPDPGADPGTGPGGGF
- a CDS encoding LLM class flavin-dependent oxidoreductase, whose protein sequence is MSQPAFSDVRFGLKTTPMRVPYQEILRVWEEADELPEIADAWLWDHLMPIVGPKDGEVLEGWTLLAALAARTRRLRLGLLVTSNRLRHPALLGKMATTVDVVSGGRLIMGLGVGGTHQPAGAGGIAGENPAAAEYAGYGLSLVPPAEGLARLKETVEVLRGMWTGEAFDYAGRYVTLTGNHNRPAPVQQGGPPLLIGGWGDRLLRLAAEHADIWNIPGPPHHPVAHLVERARVLDAHCAAIGRDPRAVTRSVQYIVSYDDPAADRAILTELVAAGFTHLVLSLRAPYPPGAARRLVEQIVRPLRAELGG
- a CDS encoding ATP-grasp domain-containing protein; this encodes MTTATLLLAPRINETGLQLRTAAGRRGLRAFTATSWRAPEELAGSPVHLYGGPLFADAVGRALGLGLLEPAADWLAALPRDVTRRRVESTTLAEARRLRRPAFVKAPVDKHFAARVYADGSELPGPELLDGGTPVLVSEVVRFASELRLFVLDGAVRAASRYAVDGGLSVGGGEDEDAEVRAFAAEVLAASGAPLPSASVVDVGRSERGWAVVEANAAWASGGYACDPDAVLEVVLRAAGPLAQLPPSDRPFLRELPAVEN
- a CDS encoding cytochrome P450 gives rise to the protein MTTDAHTDAPDSPPLVPLHCLRHAEPGPPRLAALPTGTPVWVLTRHADVRQALAHPDLGRASLYAPDAPPTTLTPNILDDPSSILNSDGPDHQAIRRTVQRAFTPRAIERWRPWVDDVVRELVDRLAASGSPAEVVGALTKPLPVRVISRLMELEGLDIDRLGSWSDHALSTTAYTAEEIRTAIREFGEFGYQLVLARRKNPGEDLVSSLVQAADQTGGMTEAQITSLTIGLVIAGHETTMTSFGNALVYLLDPERGETWRRIGQDLSAATAATEQLLRTIPLGDRTTAPGQLRRATADLEIGGVTIPAGAVVAADTTAANADPEVYPPGPLDLFAPLGTPSLTFGAGPHHCLGAWLARMELELGLHHLSRVLPELRLAAPVEDIEWRTGLITRSPLRLAVTW
- a CDS encoding ferredoxin, yielding MSDDPRLVVTVDQVRCIGSGLCARTAPQDLLLAANGRATPARSSTEGSPELTEAAEMCPVEAIAVRDAATGELVAPVW